The following proteins are encoded in a genomic region of Ammospiza caudacuta isolate bAmmCau1 chromosome 3, bAmmCau1.pri, whole genome shotgun sequence:
- the IAH1 gene encoding isoamyl acetate-hydrolyzing esterase 1 homolog, with translation MALAEAGARGRLLRWPRVLLFGDSITEYSFQENGWGAYLAERLVRKCDVVNRGISGYNTRWAKLILPRLITESTGADSIAAVTIFFGANDSALKELNPKQHVPLEEYAANLKGMVQYLKSVDITADKIILITPPPLQESAWEKACLAKGDKLNRCNATTGQYAQACVRVAKECGTDVLDLWSLMQKNQDFSSYLSDGLHLSAKGNSFVAAQLWSRLENKLSALPSLLPYWRDVDHTNPEASLL, from the exons ATGGCGCTGGCAGAGGCGGGCGCCCGCGGGCGGCTCTTGCGCTGGCCCCGCGTCCTGCTCTTCGGAGACTCCATCACTGAG tACTCCTTCCAGGAAAATGGCTGGGGGGCATACCTTGCTGAGAGACTGGTCAG aaaatgtgatgtTGTGAACCGTGGGATCTCGGGGTACAACACCAGATGGGCTAAGTTGATTCTTCCAAGACTGATCACTGAAAGTACTGGTGCTGACAGTATTGCTGCAGTTACTATTTTCTTTGGAGCTAATGACAGTGCTTTGAAAG AGCTGAACCCCAAGCAGCACGTTCCTCTGGAGGAGTACGCCGCCAACCTGAAGGGCATGGTGCAGTACCTGAAGTCAGTAGACATTACTGCAGACAAGATCATTTTGATAACACCCCCACCTCTTCAGGAATCAGCTTGGGAAAAGGCATGTCTTGCCAAAG GTGACAAGCTGAACCGCTGCAATGCCACCACGGGGCAGTACGCCCAGGCCTGCGTCCGGGTGGCCAAGGAGTGCGGCACGGACGTGCTCGACCTCTGGAGCCTGATGCAGAAGAACCAG GATTTCTCTTCCTATTTGTCTGATGGCCTTCATTTATCAGCGAAAGGCAACAGCTTTGTAGCAGCCCAGCTTTGGTCACGTCTGGAAAACAAACTGTCTGCCCTTCCTTCTCTGCTTCCTTACTGGCGTGACGTGGACCACACGAACCCCGAGGCCAGTCTGCTGTGA